A genomic stretch from Sphingobacterium sp. ML3W includes:
- the dnaA gene encoding chromosomal replication initiator protein DnaA, giving the protein MEKTYSSVWNNCLSIIKDNIPAQSFKTWFEPVKAVRLEGDVLTIQVPSLFFYEWLEEHYVGILRKTVKKFLGEQGRLEYNIVVEKSSASHPYTTNLPSNGNGAEGKRQSIPVPVSLNRDIKNPFVIPGLKKLQVDPQLNQNYTFENFIEGECNRLARSAGYAVANKPGGTSFNPLMIYGDVGLGKTHLAQAIGNEIKRNLPDKLVIYVSCEKFCQQFVDSLKNNTINDFVNFYQAMDVIIMDDVHNFAGKEKTQDIFFHIFNHLHQSGKQIILTSDKAPKDLAGLEERLLSRFKWGLSADIQIPDLETRMAILKKKMYSDGIELPENVVEYVATQIDNSVRELEGAMVSLLAQSTLNKKEIDLGLAKSMLKNFVKNTHKEISMDFIQKLVCEYFEVPVDMVKSKVRKREIVQARQISMYLAKSHTKSSLKSIGAFFGGRDHSTVIYACQTVEDLIETDKKFKTYVSDIMKKLKS; this is encoded by the coding sequence ATGGAAAAAACGTATTCAAGTGTCTGGAATAATTGTCTTTCGATTATCAAAGATAATATCCCAGCACAAAGTTTCAAGACCTGGTTTGAACCTGTGAAAGCAGTCCGTTTGGAGGGTGACGTTTTGACTATTCAAGTACCTAGTTTATTTTTTTACGAGTGGTTGGAAGAACACTATGTGGGTATTCTTCGAAAGACCGTAAAGAAATTTCTAGGAGAACAAGGTAGATTGGAATACAATATTGTAGTTGAGAAGTCATCAGCTTCTCATCCCTATACGACTAATCTTCCATCGAATGGCAATGGGGCAGAGGGTAAGAGACAATCTATTCCTGTGCCGGTATCTTTGAATAGAGATATCAAAAATCCATTTGTTATTCCTGGATTAAAGAAATTGCAGGTTGACCCGCAATTGAATCAAAACTACACATTTGAGAATTTTATTGAAGGTGAATGTAATCGTCTTGCTCGTTCTGCGGGCTATGCTGTAGCAAACAAACCGGGAGGTACTTCATTCAACCCTTTAATGATTTATGGTGATGTAGGTTTGGGAAAGACACACCTTGCCCAAGCTATCGGTAATGAAATCAAAAGAAATCTTCCCGATAAGTTGGTCATTTATGTGTCCTGTGAAAAATTCTGTCAGCAGTTTGTGGATTCATTGAAAAATAACACAATCAATGACTTTGTTAATTTCTATCAGGCAATGGACGTGATCATCATGGATGATGTACACAATTTTGCTGGTAAAGAGAAAACACAGGATATTTTCTTCCATATATTCAATCATTTGCACCAATCTGGAAAACAAATCATTCTGACTTCTGACAAAGCACCTAAAGATCTAGCTGGTTTAGAAGAACGTTTGCTTAGTCGTTTCAAGTGGGGATTATCTGCAGATATTCAAATTCCGGATCTTGAAACAAGAATGGCGATTTTGAAGAAGAAGATGTATTCTGACGGCATTGAATTACCTGAAAATGTCGTGGAATATGTAGCAACACAAATCGATAACAGTGTTCGTGAATTAGAAGGAGCAATGGTTTCTTTATTGGCTCAATCTACATTGAACAAAAAAGAAATTGATTTGGGGCTGGCGAAATCGATGTTGAAGAATTTTGTGAAGAATACACATAAGGAAATTTCAATGGATTTTATTCAAAAATTAGTTTGCGAATACTTTGAGGTTCCTGTGGATATGGTAAAGTCAAAGGTCAGAAAACGTGAAATCGTGCAGGCCAGGCAAATTTCGATGTATTTAGCAAAAAGCCACACAAAATCTTCGCTCAAATCGATTGGCGCATTCTTCGGAGGAAGAGATCATTCAACCGTCATCTATGCATGTCAAACCGTTGAGGATTTAATTGAAACTGACAAGAAATTTAAAACTTATGTCAGCGACATTATGAAGAAATTGAAATCTTAA
- the nadB gene encoding L-aspartate oxidase, whose translation MADRKVDFLVIGSGIAGLSFALKASKFGKVLIVTKSNEDESNTKYAQGGVAAVVDKSDSFEKHIIDTQIAGDGLCDVEIVENVVREAPDRIAELISYGTSFDKEESGVYDLAKEGGHSAHRILHYKDITGYEIERALLVQAHNDPNIEMVTHYFAIDLITQHHMGEYVDKNREDITCYGIYAFDTSSHLVDKILSKVTVMASGGAGHVYSSTTNPTIATGDGIAMVYRAKGKVRNMEFLQFHPTSLYNPKDSPAFLVSEAVRGFGGILRRINGESFMEEYDERASLAPRDIVARAIDAEMKRSGIDYVYLDITHRDKKDIIKHFPNIYEKCLSIGLDMATDFIPVTPAAHYLCGGIYVDDFGRSSIRNLYACGECSSTGLHGANRLASNSLLEALVYAHRIFLDATKSIGAISHVSDVPEWDDSKTSLSNEDILVSHNLRECQKIMSDYVGIVRSDFRLERALKRLHLLYEETEEFYRNTRLSVKLCELRNVIQVAYILTKSAMLRKESRGLHYTTDYPQHSDILQDTIF comes from the coding sequence ATGGCAGATAGAAAGGTAGATTTTTTGGTCATTGGATCAGGTATTGCCGGATTGAGCTTTGCATTAAAAGCTTCTAAATTTGGTAAAGTGTTGATAGTCACTAAGTCCAATGAGGATGAGTCTAATACAAAATATGCGCAGGGGGGAGTGGCTGCCGTTGTGGATAAGTCAGACAGCTTCGAGAAGCATATCATTGATACTCAGATAGCTGGTGATGGTTTATGTGATGTGGAAATTGTGGAAAACGTAGTTAGAGAGGCGCCGGATCGGATTGCCGAACTTATTTCGTATGGCACCTCATTTGACAAGGAGGAATCTGGGGTATATGACCTAGCTAAAGAAGGGGGGCACTCAGCTCATCGTATTCTCCATTATAAAGATATAACAGGTTACGAAATAGAAAGAGCGTTGTTGGTACAAGCACACAACGATCCTAATATTGAAATGGTTACTCATTATTTTGCTATCGATTTGATTACCCAGCATCATATGGGGGAGTATGTTGATAAGAATAGGGAAGATATTACCTGTTATGGTATCTATGCATTTGATACCTCATCGCATCTTGTAGACAAGATTTTGAGTAAGGTGACTGTCATGGCATCTGGTGGTGCGGGGCACGTGTACTCAAGTACAACTAATCCGACTATCGCTACTGGGGATGGAATAGCAATGGTTTACCGAGCGAAGGGAAAGGTGCGTAACATGGAATTTTTGCAATTTCATCCTACCTCATTATATAATCCGAAAGATTCACCTGCTTTTTTGGTTTCGGAAGCCGTTCGTGGTTTCGGAGGGATCCTTAGAAGGATAAATGGTGAGTCTTTTATGGAGGAATATGACGAAAGGGCATCTTTGGCTCCAAGGGATATTGTTGCGCGTGCTATAGATGCTGAAATGAAGAGGTCAGGTATAGATTATGTGTATTTGGATATTACACATAGAGATAAGAAGGATATTATTAAACACTTTCCAAATATTTATGAGAAATGTCTTTCTATAGGATTGGACATGGCTACAGACTTTATACCGGTCACTCCGGCTGCCCATTATTTATGTGGTGGAATTTATGTGGATGATTTTGGACGAAGTAGCATACGTAATCTGTATGCCTGTGGAGAGTGTTCATCGACTGGATTGCATGGGGCAAATCGATTGGCTTCTAATTCTTTGCTTGAAGCGCTTGTATATGCTCATCGGATCTTTTTGGATGCTACAAAATCCATTGGAGCTATAAGCCATGTTTCCGATGTCCCCGAGTGGGATGACTCTAAGACCTCCCTTTCTAATGAGGATATTTTAGTTAGTCATAATCTGCGTGAATGCCAAAAAATCATGAGTGATTATGTTGGTATTGTTCGGTCAGACTTTAGATTAGAAAGGGCACTCAAACGCCTACATTTGTTATATGAGGAAACAGAGGAATTTTATCGCAATACTCGGCTTTCTGTGAAGCTTTGTGAACTACGGAATGTGATCCAGGTCGCTTATATCCTAACCAAGTCGGCTATGCTTAGAAAAGAAAGCAGGGGCTTGCATTATACAACAGATTATCCACAGCATTCAGATATATTACAGGACACGATATTTTAG
- the dxs gene encoding 1-deoxy-D-xylulose-5-phosphate synthase → MQFEAGELLSKINDPSDLKKLKEDQLEQLSQELRQFIIDQVSVNGGHFAASLGVVELTVALHYVMNTPYDQLIWDVGHQAYGHKILTGRREIFHTNRIENGISGFPNRFESEYDAFGVGHSSTSISAALGMAVASQIKGEKDRQHIAVIGDGALTGGMSFEALNHAGISKSNLLVILNDNCMSIDPNVGALKEYLTSITTSKRYNRFRDDIAAVLTKISEVGPNALGIVKKLEKSIKGTLLKNANLFESLNFRYFGPVDGHDVKKLAKTLEDLKHIPGPKLLHVVTMKGKGFALAEKDQTKWHAPGLFDKITGEIKKSSSEKPVAPKYQDVFGHTMVELAEANEKIVGITPAMPSGSSMNIMMKAMPDRAFDVGIAEQHAVTFSAGLATQGLLPFCNIYSSFMQRAYDQVVHDVALQNLNVVFCLDRAGVVGADGATHHGAYDIAFMRCVPNMTVSAPMNEEELRNLMYTAQLPNKGPFVIRYPRGNGVMPDWRRPFTEIEIGKGRVITEGEELAILSFGAIGNEAVKAVQQLNELGIHPAHYDLRFAKPLDEALLHQVFKKFKKIITVEDGCLQGGIGSAVLEFMADHGYNSQIIRLGIPDRIVEHAEQNAQWRNSHYDAAAIVEEGKKMCDGKFTHTMVG, encoded by the coding sequence ATGCAATTTGAGGCTGGAGAACTATTAAGTAAAATAAACGATCCCTCTGATCTTAAAAAGCTAAAGGAAGACCAATTAGAACAACTAAGCCAGGAATTACGTCAATTTATTATTGATCAAGTTTCGGTGAATGGTGGTCACTTTGCAGCAAGTTTGGGAGTCGTTGAGTTAACCGTGGCGTTACACTATGTAATGAATACACCTTATGATCAATTGATCTGGGATGTAGGTCATCAGGCTTATGGTCATAAAATTCTGACCGGACGTCGTGAGATATTTCATACGAATCGCATAGAAAACGGAATTTCGGGTTTTCCCAATCGTTTTGAGTCCGAATACGACGCTTTTGGCGTCGGGCATTCTTCTACATCAATTTCAGCGGCTTTAGGCATGGCTGTAGCTTCCCAAATAAAAGGAGAAAAAGATCGTCAACATATTGCGGTTATTGGAGACGGAGCTTTAACTGGCGGTATGTCATTTGAAGCCTTGAACCATGCCGGTATTTCTAAATCTAACCTATTGGTGATTTTGAATGACAATTGTATGTCCATAGATCCAAATGTTGGAGCGCTGAAAGAATATTTAACAAGTATTACTACATCAAAACGATATAATAGATTTCGGGATGATATAGCTGCTGTGTTGACCAAAATCTCTGAAGTGGGACCAAATGCTCTCGGCATAGTAAAAAAACTGGAGAAAAGCATCAAAGGTACTTTATTGAAGAATGCTAATCTTTTTGAGTCATTGAACTTTAGATATTTTGGTCCAGTTGATGGACATGATGTAAAGAAGTTGGCCAAGACGCTTGAAGATCTTAAACATATACCTGGTCCTAAGTTGCTACATGTTGTAACAATGAAAGGAAAGGGATTTGCGCTTGCTGAAAAAGATCAGACGAAGTGGCATGCGCCAGGCTTATTTGATAAAATTACTGGCGAGATAAAGAAATCTTCAAGTGAAAAACCTGTAGCACCAAAATACCAGGATGTTTTTGGACATACTATGGTGGAACTCGCTGAAGCAAATGAAAAAATTGTTGGTATCACGCCTGCAATGCCTTCTGGCTCCTCGATGAATATCATGATGAAAGCAATGCCTGACCGAGCATTTGATGTTGGCATTGCCGAACAACATGCTGTTACATTTAGTGCTGGCTTAGCGACTCAGGGTTTATTACCCTTTTGTAATATTTATTCATCCTTTATGCAACGTGCCTATGATCAGGTTGTCCATGACGTCGCCCTACAAAATTTGAATGTTGTGTTTTGTTTAGATCGTGCTGGGGTAGTGGGAGCGGATGGTGCAACACATCATGGAGCTTATGATATTGCATTTATGCGTTGTGTCCCGAATATGACTGTTTCTGCTCCGATGAATGAAGAAGAGCTTAGAAACTTGATGTATACGGCACAGTTACCTAATAAAGGACCTTTTGTCATTCGGTATCCGAGAGGAAATGGGGTGATGCCAGATTGGCGCCGTCCATTTACGGAAATAGAAATAGGGAAAGGACGGGTGATTACTGAAGGCGAGGAACTCGCTATTTTAAGCTTCGGCGCTATTGGAAATGAAGCCGTCAAGGCGGTACAGCAATTGAATGAATTGGGAATACATCCTGCGCATTATGATCTGCGATTTGCTAAGCCTTTGGATGAAGCCTTATTGCATCAAGTCTTTAAAAAATTCAAGAAGATAATAACAGTTGAAGATGGCTGTCTGCAGGGAGGCATAGGCTCCGCTGTATTGGAATTTATGGCCGACCATGGTTACAATAGTCAGATTATACGATTAGGTATTCCTGACCGAATTGTAGAACATGCTGAACAGAATGCACAATGGCGAAATTCTCATTACGATGCTGCTGCAATTGTGGAAGAGGGAAAAAAGATGTGTGATGGAAAATTTACCCATACAATGGTTGGATAG
- the thiL gene encoding thiamine-phosphate kinase has translation MFDFDNTERTNLEEMGEFGLIDYISKAVELTEKSTIKGIGDDAAVLDFEGKKTLISTDLLLEGIHFDLRYVPLKHLGYKAVQVNLSDIYAMNGIASQITFSIGLSSKFPLEAVEEIYRGALIACKKYNVDLVGGDTSASAQGLVISVTSIGYADAEKIVYRSGAKEGDLLCVSGDLGAAYMGLQLLEREKDIYLENPNVQPDLEGKDYIVERQLKPEARKDIVELFAELGIIPTSMMDISDGLASEILHICRQSDKGCRLYEEKIPLDQMTYDTGREFGIDPTVAALNGGEDYELLFTIAQSDHDKIKNLPDISIIGYMTAASEGCEMISKSGNLYPITAQGWNAFKKKD, from the coding sequence ATGTTTGATTTTGATAATACTGAACGTACCAATTTGGAAGAAATGGGAGAGTTTGGTCTAATTGACTATATAAGTAAAGCAGTAGAGCTGACCGAGAAATCTACTATTAAAGGAATTGGTGATGATGCAGCGGTATTGGATTTTGAAGGAAAGAAGACTTTAATTTCTACTGATTTGCTCCTAGAAGGAATCCATTTTGATCTGAGATATGTTCCATTAAAACATTTAGGTTATAAGGCTGTACAGGTAAATTTGAGTGATATTTATGCTATGAATGGTATTGCCTCCCAAATTACATTTTCTATTGGTCTATCTTCCAAATTTCCATTGGAGGCGGTGGAGGAGATCTATCGGGGGGCTTTGATTGCCTGTAAAAAGTATAATGTTGATTTGGTGGGTGGGGACACCTCGGCTTCAGCACAAGGTCTCGTTATATCAGTAACAAGTATAGGCTATGCCGATGCAGAAAAGATCGTCTATCGTAGCGGAGCAAAAGAAGGTGATCTATTGTGTGTATCCGGAGATTTAGGAGCAGCATACATGGGATTACAGCTACTGGAGAGAGAAAAAGATATTTACTTAGAAAATCCTAACGTGCAGCCGGATCTGGAGGGTAAAGACTATATTGTTGAACGTCAGTTAAAACCAGAAGCGCGGAAAGATATTGTTGAATTATTTGCAGAATTGGGCATTATACCTACGTCGATGATGGATATTTCGGACGGTTTGGCTTCGGAAATACTACATATCTGTCGCCAATCTGACAAAGGTTGTAGATTGTATGAGGAAAAAATTCCATTGGATCAGATGACTTATGATACTGGACGTGAATTTGGTATTGATCCAACCGTTGCAGCACTTAATGGTGGAGAGGATTATGAACTGCTGTTTACAATAGCACAGTCAGATCACGATAAGATTAAGAATTTGCCTGATATCAGTATCATAGGCTATATGACAGCTGCTTCAGAAGGCTGTGAAATGATTTCGAAATCTGGAAATCTATATCCAATTACAGCGCAGGGCTGGAATGCTTTCAAAAAAAAGGATTAA
- a CDS encoding Ig-like domain-containing protein codes for MFIMLIGLSIQCASIQQPTGGPKDSIPPKILQESPTNFSKNFTEKKIVITFDEYVKLANQQKEFSITPDMGSNPQFKVKKKNLEITLPDSLEKNTTYSIYFGKGLVDYNAGNALVNYAYVFATGDKIDSLSISGNVKSATTKEVLKEVKVLLIPTSQDSIFGKKKANIFTITDTAGNYKLNNLREGTYRIYALQEKNNDRIYNAPDEEIGFLKDSIVLERDLTNVNLEVFKAVPKKFRTQEKKFEKNGSVLLIFNRRVDKPKLKILNDEVNNKDKIVRFSKSSDSATLFLPNLKIDSLKLVLTEDEKPLDTILVRRGNVKIEQVIDPQFTPNNGKVDRINHLQVSAFTPIKNIDKAKLKFKEDSLIRTNYQLAVDTNDSNIYHIRYNWRKEKKYQIEFTEGAITGYFGEQNKEKKFDLTYDDSENYGDLIFDFTDLDSNTTYLVELINEKKDKIYRIDKINSFNPSVAYKQFPGGKYTIRVIRDDNNNGIWDTGDVEKKTFPEPVVYLNKVFTIRANWEQKDSFSLTGLKKE; via the coding sequence ATGTTTATAATGCTCATTGGCTTATCAATACAATGTGCAAGTATACAGCAGCCAACAGGAGGACCAAAAGACTCTATTCCTCCAAAAATTCTGCAGGAAAGTCCTACGAACTTTTCGAAGAATTTTACCGAAAAAAAAATCGTTATAACCTTTGATGAATATGTCAAGTTGGCCAATCAGCAAAAGGAATTTAGTATCACACCGGATATGGGAAGTAATCCCCAATTCAAAGTCAAGAAAAAAAATCTGGAAATCACCTTACCAGATTCACTGGAAAAAAATACAACCTATAGCATATATTTCGGTAAGGGCCTTGTAGATTATAATGCAGGGAATGCCTTAGTAAATTATGCTTATGTATTTGCAACTGGTGACAAAATTGACTCGCTCAGTATATCGGGCAATGTAAAAAGTGCAACGACAAAAGAAGTATTAAAAGAAGTTAAAGTTCTTCTAATACCTACAAGCCAGGATTCTATTTTTGGAAAAAAGAAAGCCAATATCTTCACAATAACAGATACTGCTGGAAACTACAAACTAAATAACCTTCGTGAGGGAACATATCGTATATATGCTCTCCAGGAAAAAAACAATGATCGGATCTATAATGCACCCGATGAAGAAATAGGCTTTCTAAAAGATTCCATCGTATTAGAACGGGACCTTACCAATGTCAATCTAGAAGTATTCAAAGCTGTTCCAAAAAAATTCCGCACGCAAGAAAAGAAATTTGAGAAAAATGGAAGTGTGCTCCTCATTTTCAATAGAAGAGTGGATAAACCAAAGCTTAAGATTCTGAACGATGAAGTCAATAACAAGGATAAAATAGTACGATTCTCGAAGAGTTCCGATTCTGCGACGTTGTTTCTTCCCAACTTAAAAATAGACTCACTCAAACTCGTTCTAACAGAAGATGAGAAACCTTTGGATACTATTCTTGTCAGAAGAGGAAATGTGAAAATAGAACAAGTTATAGACCCACAATTTACACCAAATAATGGTAAAGTGGATAGGATCAATCACCTTCAGGTATCAGCTTTTACCCCGATAAAAAATATAGATAAAGCGAAGTTGAAGTTCAAAGAAGATTCTCTTATAAGAACAAACTATCAATTGGCAGTGGATACAAATGACTCCAATATTTACCATATCCGTTATAATTGGAGAAAAGAGAAAAAATATCAGATAGAATTTACAGAAGGTGCCATAACAGGATATTTTGGGGAACAAAATAAAGAGAAGAAATTCGATCTGACTTACGATGATAGTGAAAACTATGGGGATCTAATATTTGATTTTACGGATCTGGATAGCAATACAACCTACTTGGTCGAACTGATCAATGAGAAAAAAGATAAGATATATAGAATAGATAAGATCAATAGTTTTAATCCATCAGTAGCTTACAAACAGTTTCCGGGAGGAAAATATACAATACGTGTCATTCGCGATGACAATAATAATGGAATATGGGATACCGGAGATGTTGAGAAGAAGACTTTCCCAGAGCCTGTTGTCTACCTAAATAAGGTTTTCACGATACGTGCAAACTGGGAACAAAAAGATAGCTTTTCATTAACTGGACTCAAAAAGGAATAA
- a CDS encoding gamma carbonic anhydrase family protein: MALILPVLDKSPMIAEECFLAPNSTIVGDVEIGHHCSVWFNAVIRGDVNYIRIGHYTNIQDGAIIHCTYKKCGTTIGNYVNIGHQAMVHGCVVEDHVLIGMGAIVMDNAVVESNVIIAAGAVVLENARCESGYLYAGVPAKKIKALTDEQKALLQQLPHNYVLYSSWF; this comes from the coding sequence ATGGCTCTTATTTTACCTGTTTTAGATAAGTCTCCAATGATAGCAGAGGAGTGCTTTTTGGCCCCCAATTCGACCATTGTTGGTGATGTAGAGATTGGACACCATTGTTCGGTTTGGTTCAATGCGGTAATTCGCGGGGATGTTAATTATATTCGTATAGGTCATTATACCAATATCCAAGACGGCGCTATTATCCACTGTACTTATAAAAAATGCGGAACTACCATTGGTAATTATGTTAATATTGGCCACCAGGCTATGGTGCACGGATGTGTCGTAGAAGATCATGTTCTGATCGGGATGGGCGCTATAGTAATGGATAATGCGGTGGTAGAGTCCAATGTAATTATTGCTGCTGGCGCTGTTGTTTTAGAAAATGCCCGTTGTGAATCGGGGTATTTATATGCTGGAGTTCCTGCAAAAAAAATAAAAGCGCTGACTGATGAACAGAAAGCGCTTTTACAGCAGCTACCACATAACTATGTATTATATAGTTCTTGGTTTTAG
- a CDS encoding segregation/condensation protein A: MQVEEGYEIKLPQFEGPFDLLLFFIERDELNIHDIPISKITDDFLSYVSQMQALNMEMASEFIFVASTLMRIKAKMLLPRPDLDENENEIDLREDLVQKLILYKQFKEVCEGLKVMEENRLQLFSRGNIQYDIRQRLQLDATGENLDSFDLYGLMMIYEQIMYQFRNRPPEVTHTVVKYPYTIEQQKKAIAELIEINKKLDFQEILKNSENKIQFVYNFLAILEMLQQRLLQIEVGLGYNNFNVEERDPQQEDLILEEELEQ; the protein is encoded by the coding sequence ATGCAAGTAGAAGAAGGTTACGAAATCAAGCTTCCCCAATTTGAGGGACCTTTTGATTTATTACTATTTTTTATCGAGCGGGATGAATTGAACATTCATGATATCCCTATTTCGAAAATTACTGATGATTTTTTGTCTTACGTGAGTCAAATGCAGGCACTCAATATGGAGATGGCCAGCGAATTTATTTTTGTAGCCTCTACATTGATGCGTATTAAGGCGAAGATGCTACTACCTAGACCAGATCTGGATGAAAATGAAAACGAAATAGATCTTAGAGAAGACCTCGTTCAGAAACTTATCCTCTATAAGCAATTTAAAGAGGTCTGTGAAGGCTTAAAGGTAATGGAAGAAAATCGTCTCCAGTTATTTAGTAGAGGCAACATCCAATATGATATACGACAACGACTACAATTGGATGCAACAGGTGAAAACCTAGACAGCTTTGACCTCTATGGACTAATGATGATCTATGAACAAATAATGTATCAATTTCGCAATAGACCACCCGAGGTAACACATACTGTTGTGAAGTATCCCTATACGATTGAACAACAGAAAAAGGCGATAGCTGAACTTATTGAAATCAATAAGAAATTGGATTTTCAGGAGATATTGAAAAACTCAGAAAACAAGATTCAGTTTGTATATAATTTCTTGGCCATTCTAGAGATGCTCCAACAGCGTTTATTGCAGATAGAAGTAGGTCTTGGATACAATAATTTCAATGTCGAAGAGCGAGATCCGCAACAAGAAGATCTGATACTCGAAGAGGAACTAGAGCAATAA
- the nadA gene encoding quinolinate synthase NadA, whose translation MEIVNYELQAKGYNDAPIDPSLDLVAEIQRLKKEKNAVILAHYYQESEIQDIADYIGDSLGLSQEAAKTDADLIVFAGVHFMAETAKILSPTKKVILPDAKAGCSLSDSCPPYLFAKFKEQYPDHLVITYVNCTAELKALSDIVCTSSNAVQIVESLPIDQKIIFGPDRNLGAYVKKKTGRDLVLWNGACMVHEIFSQDKIDRLKSEYPEAKFIAHPECEDHILAKADYVGSTAGMLKFTQTDSAQSYIVATESGILYQMQKASPEKTFIPAPPNNACACNDCPHMKLNTLEKLYNCLKYESPEILLPEDVILRAQKPIERMLEISASLGL comes from the coding sequence ATGGAAATTGTAAATTATGAGCTTCAGGCAAAAGGATATAATGATGCTCCGATTGACCCCTCATTGGATTTGGTAGCCGAAATCCAACGATTAAAGAAAGAAAAGAATGCTGTAATTTTAGCACACTATTATCAAGAGTCTGAAATTCAAGATATTGCAGATTATATTGGGGATAGTTTGGGCTTGTCGCAAGAAGCAGCAAAAACGGATGCAGACTTGATCGTGTTTGCTGGAGTACATTTTATGGCTGAGACAGCTAAGATACTTTCACCAACAAAAAAAGTTATTTTGCCAGACGCTAAAGCTGGTTGTTCGTTGTCGGATTCATGTCCACCATATTTGTTTGCTAAATTTAAAGAGCAATACCCTGATCATTTGGTGATTACTTATGTAAATTGTACAGCTGAATTAAAAGCGCTTTCAGATATCGTATGTACCTCAAGCAATGCGGTTCAAATTGTCGAGAGTCTTCCGATAGACCAAAAGATCATATTTGGGCCAGATCGTAACCTTGGGGCATATGTGAAGAAAAAAACTGGACGTGATCTAGTGTTGTGGAATGGAGCGTGTATGGTACATGAAATTTTTTCTCAGGATAAAATAGATCGTCTCAAGAGCGAATATCCTGAAGCTAAGTTTATTGCCCATCCTGAATGTGAAGACCATATTTTAGCTAAAGCAGATTATGTTGGTTCCACCGCCGGAATGCTTAAGTTTACACAGACAGATAGTGCCCAGTCTTATATTGTTGCCACGGAATCTGGAATTCTTTATCAGATGCAGAAAGCAAGCCCTGAGAAGACTTTTATTCCTGCTCCACCGAACAACGCCTGTGCATGTAATGATTGTCCTCACATGAAGCTTAATACGCTTGAGAAGCTTTATAATTGTTTGAAATATGAATCGCCTGAAATTTTACTTCCTGAAGATGTCATACTTCGCGCACAAAAGCCTATTGAACGGATGTTAGAGATATCGGCAAGTTTGGGACTGTAG